tgaaattctaccatgttgtgatcgcttccccatagaggatccttaatgagatctcttattaatcctacctcattacacatgactatatctaaaatagcctgttaacTGGTAGGTTCTGCGACGTATTGCTCTAAATAACAatctctgatgcactctacaaattagtCTTCcaggttacctctgccaatctgatttgttcagtcaatatgcagattaaaattttccatgacaattgtagcacccttatTATACGCCTCCATTATGTCACAACTTATACTTTGTCCTacggtgaggcaactcttcgggggccgatAGACGACTCCCATCGAAAATGATTCCACATCACCATCTATTGTACCTATAATCACTACTCACTAccccactgataccttcctttattaacaaagctacttcaccttttcctttttgcctatttttccggaacatccaatacccttgaatattgagttcccagtcttgatcaccctgcaaccacgtctctaacagcacaagtcatattcatttatttctattttttcagtcaactcatctatctttaactgaatgcacgcagcatttgtaacacgaGCCTTAAAGCTTTGACTTTTTAACcactattactcattctggttctaatttctgccccttcctgtcacactttgattactgttcgcctcttcactaccctgcacctctgctctctcatttctttgatttttttttttaaacttcccttcaattgaaccctccccccactaaattagtttaaagtcctatctacaaccctagttatatgatttgtcaggacactggtcccagcattgttcaaatgaagctcgtcccaatggaacagctctccttccctagtactgctgccagtgccccatgaaattggaacccatttctcccacaccaatctgtttacctctctaatctaaatttaccctatgccaatttgcacatggctcaggtagtaatcctttgagcttctgctttttaaatttggccccaagctgctcatagtccctcagcagaacctctttcctagtcctacctatgtcattggtacctacatggatgacgacaactggatccttcccctcccactccaagttcccatCCAGCCTAGAAGAGAtgcccttaaccttggcaccaggtaggcaacacagccttcaggactccctgtctttgctgcaaagaacagtatctattccccctactatgctatcccctattatcactacatttctcttttctcccccctcccctctcctccctccacttgaatggcactctgaaccatggtgctgtggtcagttcgctcatcctgccTGCagactgtgccctcgtccacagcaGGAGCAAGAACcgcatacctattggataagggcactggctgaggctcctccaaagctaaattctggatccccatatctgcctcactcgcagtcacaccctcctgtcccctgtccaaatttgatgtaattaatctaaggggtgtgactgtctcctgaaatacagtgtccaggtatctctccccctccctgatgtgtcgcagtgtccgcagctcggactccagctcatcaactctgagccgaaggtcctcgtgCAGCCAACTCTTTCTGCAGATCCggccaccgtggatcgcaccggcgtccaccagctcccacatatgaCAGCTGCAACACATtggctgcccagccatctctattccatTTAATTAATTAGGATGTTTGATgcgatgtttgatttaaattaaaataaaagtgcctgtttaaacaatcaattgtaattaatacttgtAGTCCTGCACGGTGTTCATACTATTAGAACACTTGCTGTTACACTCCCACGATTGAAAGAATTGTAATCACCCAGCTCCTAATCTGAACTAAtactgtgtgtgcatgtatatatattGAGTTTTTGTACTAATGaattgatcaagtcttattttatttaattaaaagattaaattaaaagcttaccgatACACCCACCCCAGCTTGCTTTGTTTCCCCACgccctgttgattgtgacgtcactttttGATTTGCCTCCAAACCTCCTGCTTCTGAGGTTCTGGCGCGCTTTTTGAATGCTCTCCTcttccgctgcttctctccgaatcagaGGTTCTGGCACGCTTTGTAACAGCTCTGTCATAGCCTGACAATTTGTTTCAATTTGTCCTGAACAGTCTCTCAGTGGCCCTAAAACATCTTTAACCACCTTCTCATTCCTGACGTAGCTGGAAAAGCTTTTGCTGTTATGACCACAATCGTGCACCATCTTTTTCCAAAGATCTGAGtttctctgacctgctgagtggttccagcatttcttgtttttatatcggaGTTTCTCTGATGGCTGCTTTTGTTTCATTCAATTGTAGGTGATTTGTCCCTATTCTCCTGTAAACTGAATTCATCTGGTTACAAACTGGGTTCAATGTCAGACAGTCTAGGAGTCAGGCATGGTATCACGCCCGCGTGCAAACACACTAAAACAGGGAATTGCAGGAAACActgcaggtccttctttatctgAAGATCAAATAACTGCTTGTACAATCATACAACAGACAACAGGCTCCTATGACCTCCTCCAACTGCTCTTATAATGCAGATTTTCACCAACACTTTAAATgggtttattttaaatgagttaacagctCAGACAAACACGTTAAATCTTCATAGAATAATTACCAGTCATTTACAGACTGGAAACGTAAACCTGccatttcactttcagtcaggaacagatcacaattttacaccaatctctgatttgacagcacgtttccagcattcactgttgttcttcctgccTCTAAACACTGTTGTAAAGGAGTCTTCTGTTCCGTGCCcgggagctctgaaccatggaagagtGACTGGGACACTCAGATGGGAAAGGCAAAAACCTGCAACAAAGTGTTTaaaaacaaagctgatttatttcaaATGTATCCAGAATATTGAACTCCAACACAGGAAGAGGGGTTATTAACTtcagcagaaacaaaccccaactgccagaatagagacatagaaaatttatagcagaggaggccattcagcccattgtatctgtgccagccgaggaagagctatccagcctaatacaCTTTCCAGCTCTATGTCTGTAGACTTTTAGGTtttagcacttcaagtgcatatccaggtgtgttttctttttaaaatgtgatgagggtttctgcctctaccaccctttcaggcagtgagttccagactcccaccaccctctgggtgaaatgattTATCCATTTCCCTCTAATGCTTCTACAAATTACTATAAATCTATGTCTTCTGGTTAGGagaactctctgctaagggaaaaggtccttcctatccactctgtctaggcctctcaattttatacacctcaattaaatctcccctcatcctcctctattccaaagaaaactaccccagccgatccaatctttcctaatagctaaaattctccattcctggcacatCCTCTAtatatctcttctgcacccttcccAGTGTAATATCTTGCCTGTAatgcagtgacagaactgtacacagtactctatccgtgatctaactagtgttttattcgggtctagcatagcctccctgctcttgcaataaaaacagaaaatgctagaaatactcagctggtctggcagcatctccggaagcagaaacagagttaacgtttcaggtcagagatgtttcatcaatagaaaatgctggaaatactccctgctcttgtattctatacctcagctaataaaggaatgtaTCTAGTATgcattcttaactaccttatctacttgtcctgctatcttcagggatctgtggtcatgcattccaaggtctctctgttcctccacacttctcagtattctattAGTAATATTGTATTCCCTTTATTACATTGTATCCTATTATTAtattgtattcccttgccttgttaaccttccccaaatgcattacctcacacttcgccGGATTCAACCCCATTTGCCTCTGTTCTGCTCACttgaccaatccattgatatcttcctgcagtctacagctttcttccatcAACCACAAGGCTGAAAATGTCTTAATCGTGCCCCCTatcttcaagtccaaatcattgatatatactgacATTGATATTGCTATAGTACTGAATCATGTAGGACCTCATtggtaacagccttccagtcacaaaaacacttcttgaccattaccctttgcttcctgctgctctagctgaagacacttcctgcacatgaggTTGTCCAAGAcataagtgtcctggagttcccacatggaacagaatGTGCACTCCACtggactgagatgccctgccattatttattagactattaattgACTTAACCAGAATAAACTTAAGATTTTAAATAAATACAAATTCATTAGTTGCTCACTTGTCAGCTGCTTCCTttgtgctgatgtcactttatTTGATGGAGTTAACGTAAAATGTTTTACTTAACTATTCTCTAGATatgattttaatttactgaaaaattcagaaccctttaGTGTCACTATCACTTGTTATTTCACTTTATCCTTAGATAAGATTAATTGAACAGACTGTAATTATGTTAAATTATCAAATTAGCTTTAGTTTTATGCTAATTATTTCATCTAGTCTTACTttacacttcttctttggccttcttgtctcaggagacaatgggtaagcgcctggaggtggtcagtggtttgtggagcagcgcctggagtggctataaaggccaatactagagtgacagactcttccacaggtgttgcaggtaaaattggttgtcagggctgttttgcagttggctctccccttgcgcttctgtcttttttcctgccaactgccaagtctcttcgacttgccacactttagccccgcctttatggctgcccaccagctctggcaactgactcccacgacttgtgatcaatgttacaggacttcatgtcgcgtttgcagacgtctttaaagcggagacatggacggccggtaggtctgataccagtggcgagctcgctgtacaatgtgtccttggggatcctgccatcttccatgcggctcacatggccaagccatctcaagcgccgctgactcagtagtgtgtataagctggggatgttggccgcctcgaggactactgtgttggagatgcggtcctgccacctgatgccgaggattctccagaggcagcgaagatggaatgaattgaggcgtcgctcttggctgactttaCACTTCTTTAATGCGGAAACAGATCCGTACACAATTCTCTGGCTGTTGGGGTGTAGGGGCAGTGCTGACCAGTGTTTTTTCAGTTCCAGCATTACTACCCTGATCTTACTCTCtgggccttggctaataaagggaagtatcccatacACCTTCAAAATAGTAATTCAGGAAAACAAAATACTGACAAATGTTAAAGTATTTTGTTGATAAAAGAAACGTTGTTTTCACTTTGAAAGGATAAATAGTTTGCCAGGGGTTCACACTGACTCACCTGACTGGCAggccgcaattgcttccagaagccgcTGCTCCCTTGGTCCTGCGACCTCTGAGCTTCTTCCTGTTGTTTCCCAGGACAATCAATCAGCTCTTGGTAACATGACCCTGTCAGAGGGAGTTTAGGGGCTCAGAGGAAGAAAACAAATGAGGTCATGAATCTGAGTTGGGAAATACAATGACAGAAATAGGATTCAATTTATAAACTAAACTATTTCACATCAAAACAATTATTGTAATTAATTTGGCGCGATAGATGTGAGTCGCATCAGCGGGAAGAAGGGATGGGGAGGCCCCGCAAACACCTGGTGCTGTCCACCAATCCCCATTAATAAACAGCAACACccggtgggcggggcttcaggttcCTGTTCCCAACTGCTCCCGAGGGAGAAAATCATTGGTCGTTTGGGAGTCACGTGCATGTCCTGCGTGGCTTCTCTCGGTGATAAACGCGGATTAACGGCCGCTATTTTTTATAAGGGGCAATATGGCGCATGCGCGGCCATCCTGGGACAGAACAATGAGTGGGTGGGGCCTTAGGTTTCTGTTCCCAACTGCATTTTGATCAGTGTTGTGCGAGCGCTGGAGACGCTTTTGCAGCGAGTGAGAGTCGGCGGGTGAGCGGGGAGGCTTTCGAAACCCCTGTTGTGGGCTGCAAACCCCGAATGAGGACCTCCAGATCCCGTGTTTGCAGCCACGGTGCTTTTTCCCGGGAATGGGTCCAGATCAATGGCCGCCATCTTGGTCCAGCGGGGAGCAGAGCGCATACGCAGTCATCTCGGTGACGCCACAGATTGGGCGGGGCTTCAGGGCCCCAGTAACCAgcagagaaaatcattgactcattgctTTGATTCTCattctgcacacaggggctggagaactgaagccAGTcaaagtagagggagggagaaaactgacagtggaggaaagaaatggtgcgatggctttggatttcagcacaaagaggagggagagtgtgtgagatggggatttacagctttggaggaacaagagaggaaaaaatgtGCCATAGACATTAGAATTGTCTGTTCAGAATTTCTATCCTGTTccgacagtgatgacttttgtaaactccttttacagggattagaaggggaggatttgcagacagaAAACTCAAGCCAATCATCACATCAAAAACTGATGGAGCCacaattcatcaggacctgaatatcattgaACTTCAACTGTGGAAGGAGAAATCTTTGTCTGTTCCAACTGtgagaaaagatttcaaacatcagtgtgactggtaaAGCACCGAGACGCACACAccagagtgagagtgttccagtgcactgactgtggaaagaactTCAACCAGTTACGCAGCCTGAAAAAAAATCGCACCATTCGCAGCGGGGAGATAGTgtgatgaggcttcaactgattgtccaacctggagagacacatggACTCTCGCACCATGGAGAAACCTTGGAAATGTGGAGACTGCGGAAAGGCATTTAATTACCCGTCAGACCTGCAAtctcatcgacgcagtcacactggggagagaccattcacttgctgtgtgtgtgggaagggattcactcagtcatccatccTCTATAAACACCAGCAAGTTCATACTGACAAGAGaccgtttaaatgttctgactgtgagaagagctttaaaagcagaaaggatctgctgacacaccagcgggtccacactggggagaggccattcacttgttcagagtgtgggaagggattcactcgttcCTCCCATTTACTGAGGcatcagcgaattcacactggggagaaaccatttatctgctctgtgtgtgggaagggattcactcgttcCTCCCATTTACtgaggcaccagcgagttcacGCCCGTGTCATGCCTAGTAGAGGCAAGCCCTAGTCATAAATTTTAACATGGACtattcagcatagcatcttctggaactgaattttccttttgttttaatgaaccacaatggacagcaAAGATGGCCACTGAAGATCAGCTGAACTTCAGCCTGAGTATTCAAAAACTGACTCATTGTCTCAAAAAGACAAAAAGATACCTTCCATGCTATGAGGTGTCATCGATGCCCATcttgaaaccatcaggagacatgCCTGAAGTGAATGGTTTCTCCTGAAGCAAAGAAgattgtcttaaccctcctcaggGTGAATGTCTCAGAATAAACCAGAATGAGGCTAATCAACCTGGACCCCCACCATATTTGGTTACATGATGGGGCAGCCATGATGGTCTCCTTTTAAAATACGGACTGCAGAAAAAAGCAGCAAGCAGACCAGGCCGTACCATCGTGCCTTAagagaactggaggctgtaacatcttaagctctccaagcctgttccttttcagttctccagtacagaaaaccaacctcctcgtgatgagactacaagcaactaaggtcgtgacctgctgaaaatccacctcttcgaaaGAATCTTGCAACGACTTCGATATACAACTCTGGCTATCGAATCCAaactaactacacttcaggagtgaacacGCCTTCTTCACCGGGCGTGCAATGCATACCTTTTCCCCACAACAAGTTGAATCACGTGACTTACAAATTGCAAACAAAGCAATAGTTTGTGAAAGTGCACTGTCcttttaacagctttctttctcgagtgtgtGACTGAGTGACGTAGCGTCAGACTTTCGGGtcgaactttttaaaaattcttttatgggatgtgggcgtcgctggcaaggccagcatttgttgctcatccctaattgcccttgaacgactggcttgttagaccatttcagagggcaggtaagtgtCAACTTCATTACTATGGGTCGcgggtcacatgttggccagaccaggtaagaatggcagatttccttccctaatggacattagtgaaccagatgggtttttacaacaatcgttgatggtttcatggcatcattactgagaccagcttccagttccagatttttattaattgattggatttaaattctaccagctgctgtggtgggatttaatccTGTGTTCCCAGGACAGTAATCTGGACCTCTGGTTCACTAGTTcaatgatattaccactacgccaccacctcccaatGTGTGAATAAAAAGAattctctttatttaaacccaccaaaagcgtgctgctggttattcaaattggtcaCACACACAGGTTGAGAAACATGCATCTTTCTTTTCAAAAAACACACCGATTTAtggacagtaaagggaagggaaTTATGGTTTCAGTTCTTTCTCAATTCTGTTCGTAAAACTGGAGATAAACCGTTTacatgctctgtgtgtgggaagggattcacccgtTCATTCCACTTACTGAGGCACCAGCCAGTTCACATTTGACTGCAGGAGTTGGACTCTGCTGTTGTGAATCACAACCGAAACTGAACCATCTTCATTCTGATCATCAGGGTTTGTTTCTGATCTGAACCCCATAAccgggctggagtttaatattgtGGATATCCGTCAAATAATTCAGCTTTCGTTTAAGCTTATTGTAGAATTTTGTCTTTCGCACCTGAATGTGCCAGCAGAAAAACAGTTAATCAGAGAATCATAGTAGgtatacggcacagaaagaggccacttggcccattgtgtctgcgccagctgaaacacAAGCCACCCAGGCTAATACCacttttcagcatttggtccgtagccctgcaggttatgccacttgaggtgcacatccagactccttttaaatgagttgagatgactgcctctactaccctttcaggaagtgagttccagacccccaccaccctctgggtgaaaagatttttcctcatctcccctctaatctttccaccaatcactttaaatctacgcccccctcatcactgacctctctgctcagctaaataggccctttccatccactctatccagcccctcagaattttgtacatctcaatcaaatctcccctcagcctccttccaAGGAGAACAATGGCAGCTaatccattctttcctcatagctgcatttttccagtcctggcaacatccttgtaaatctcctctgtaccctctctagcataattacatcctttctgtaatgaggtgaccagaatggcacacagtactcgagttgtggcctaaccaatgaggtgtacagcataacctccctgctcttatattctatattatATTTtctattgagaattggttaacggacagaaaacaaagagtaggagtaaatgggtcattctcaggttggcaagctgtgactggtggggtactgcaaggatcattgtttgggtcccagctattcacaatctatatcaatgatttggatgttgggaccaaatgtattatttccaagtttgctgacgacacaaaacttgggaatgagttgtgaggaggatgtaaagagccttcaaggggatttagacaggctaagtgagtggataagaacatggcagatggaatataatgtgtaaaaatgtgaagttatccactttggtaggaaaaacagaaatgcagagtatttcttaaatggtgggagattagaaagtgttgatgtccaaagggaccttggtgtccttgttcataagtcactgaaagataacacGCAGATGCAGCATTGATGGGAagtcaatggtatgttggcctttattgcaagaggatttgagtacaagagtaaagcaatcttgctgcaattatatagaaccttggtgagattgcacctggtcttacccaaggaaggatatacttcccatAGAAGAGTGCAATCAAAGAgccgaggagtgggactgactggatagctctgcagaaagccagcatggagttgatgggctgaatggcctccttctgtgccataaatgactctatatctcgcctaataaaggaaaggattccataagcctcctTAAT
This genomic window from Heterodontus francisci isolate sHetFra1 chromosome 34, sHetFra1.hap1, whole genome shotgun sequence contains:
- the LOC137349037 gene encoding zinc finger protein 664-like, translating into MDSRTMEKPWKCGDCGKAFNYPSDLQSHRRSHTGERPFTCCVCGKGFTQSSILYKHQQVHTDKRPFKCSDCEKSFKSRKDLLTHQRVHTGERPFTCSECGKGFTRSSHLLRHQRIHTGEKPFICSVCGKGFTRSSHLLRHQRVHARVMPSRGKP